A window of Daphnia pulicaria isolate SC F1-1A chromosome 4, SC_F0-13Bv2, whole genome shotgun sequence genomic DNA:
AGTGGTGATGAAGGTGGGTAGGcggggcggcggtggcggcttGAGCGGTTCCGGTATTCCAAGAAGGATTCCAATTAGCCGCCGCCGAAACGCTTGGCTCACTTATTGGCGTCGTCTGTGTTGTGAACAATGCATCCAGGTCTTTTAGTGCAGAATAGCGATCTTCTGTCGGAGCTGCAACTCCGTTCGATGCCCCCACTTTAAGCGGACTTGCCATGCCATTGACCGCTCCGCTTTGGACCTGATGCGTGACAGCAGCCGGAGCAGCAATCGTTTTCTGCGGCGAAGTTTCTATCGAAAATTTGTGAAAATGTACAAAGAATGTTAGTATATTTAAgtagataaaaacaaatatcggAGATTCCTCTCCACAGATGGACTGGAAACATacccgagaaaaagaaatcggcaTTCTGGAAATTGGCAAATGATGGCTGACTGACGGACTGAGGAATAGACGAATGATTTTTCCGAGGTGAAGAGAAAGCTGAGCCAGCAGAGGGTACGGCTGGAACAAAGAAATCCAAATCGGCCAACAAATCTGAAGTCTTTGATAGTGGGACTGATGACAGTGGAACCGAGGGAATCGCAGAGACCACAGGACGTGCTACTGGGGAAGACGTGACCGTTGATGGATGAGCCTGAACAGGTTGAGAGGATTCACCATTCACCCCATTCAGCTTGGCTGCTGGGAGTCGATCGGTGAGCGTGCTAGGATCGGCATACCATCTACACAACAATGAAACACGTGTCAAAAAGTTTCTGGTTCAAAGGAAAAAGTCGTGAcaatttcccttttgtttgtttacctCTTCTTTTCGTATTTGGCAACTAAGTGATCTTTGAATTTCTGTTCGTCTTTCGTTTCCGAAGAAAGCTCCGCCGCATTATAATGGGCCATCCAAACAAGTTTACAGTACTGCGGAAGCCAAACAATTGAATCAGTCAAGAACTTCCTCAATCgagaaattaaaacatttcaattactTCGTTGCCTCGACTCTTTAGGAAATCTATTTCCTCTGGAGTGAAAGATGCCATTGAGATTGACTTGACGCGATGAGGTGGAGTAAGCCCTCTCCTGCAATCGataaaaaacaggaaatttcaatgacattgaTTTGAACTTTGTTCCATGTTGCAGCAGACTTACAGTTTTCCTGAGCATGATATGCACACAAATGAACCAATGGTGGTGTTGACGTAAGTGGGACCCCTTTGATTACAATCAAaacatgttttgtttgttgacaAGGAGAGGAATTCTCTCAGGATTTTgagatgtttttcttcttgttttttcttcgtgtTGTTTGACAtttctagaaaataaaaataaaaaaaggaattcattAGCTTACTTATTTGCAAACAGCGTTCAAGGGATAATTGGTAATCTCTTGTACGTGAGGgtctttcttgtttcttccTGGGAGCTCTGACCGTATCATCAATTTGTGACACAGGGGAATAGATccacatttttaaatataaatatttccaCTAAACACTGCTAACATATTATGAGGAGCAACACAGGCAGAGCAAAAGACTGCATGCAGATAGCTTGAGTAACTATCAACACTCTCAGAGAGGATGTTGAAACTGACCATCCCACTTCCTCCAGAGTGTGTGTCACAATCCAACAAGCAGCTTTTCAGAGCACaaactaaatgaaaaaaatatggacTGGCGAAGTACTGGCAGTGGAAGGAATTTCTAGGAAATTTCTCTTCAATTTCATAAATTAATTGTGCAGAACCATGTAGCCTGGGGGGATTATAACCAAcatgagttttttttctttctttcattacCTCAATACGACAGAGTAGGACCTGACCCGATTGTTTCTTCCTACAGGATAGGATTTCCTTAAAATTACAGTGCGTGACGTAAAACCACTTCTGATGACACAGAAGCCTACATCAGAACACCGATTTTCCGCTTTCAATCATTTAGACTTACCTAATGGAGTGCAGTAGCAAACTtgtcaaaaaaagagataCGTTGATTATTCAGTTCCTTCACTAAATCCGTTTACTCGACGACGGTTAATTATTATATGTGCGAGAGATAGACACTGAACGAAAAATACAAGACACGACTCGACGAAATAACGGTTCGCCGCCTAGCGGGTAGTTCATCAACGGGTTAACCTTTTGAAGATCAAAGGCCCTAAGCGTAAGTTTGCTTCTCACACAGTCACACTCACTTTGACACTTTCATCTTTTGATCTTTTAGA
This region includes:
- the LOC124338590 gene encoding arf-GAP domain and FG repeat-containing protein 1-like; the encoded protein is MSNNTKKKQEEKHLKILREFLSLSTNKTCFDCNQRGPTYVNTTIGSFVCISCSGKLRGLTPPHRVKSISMASFTPEEIDFLKSRGNEYCKLVWMAHYNAAELSSETKDEQKFKDHLVAKYEKKRWYADPSTLTDRLPAAKLNGVNGESSQPVQAHPSTVTSSPVARPVVSAIPSVPLSSVPLSKTSDLLADLDFFVPAVPSAGSAFSSPRKNHSSIPQSVSQPSFANFQNADFFFSETSPQKTIAAPAAVTHQVQSGAVNGMASPLKVGASNGVAAPTEDRYSALKDLDALFTTQTTPISEPSVSAAANWNPSWNTGTAQAATAAPPTHLHHHSESVFSSHNNAAAAAVAVETPVAWSSFTPSNSSNPSNPFLAVASVPTQPGTQPVHYGKPALPWANFSSSPLSGSPNMTSGTNVAFPAASAAAAAAAANSHFAFGFGGHPNPMVSVATTLTTSQSLDLSPKTWGTSTGMNPFMDATSFTQGRSHNPFL